The region ATTCTGGCAAAATCGGtaaatacaaaaaagaaaaacaatcagCATGTGAACTAGTAAAGGGGTCTTGTAAGACCCTTTCAACATTTTACAAGCAATCCCTTACTTTGGTTGTAAAACGGAAATATGTTACATTTCTTGTAAGGATTGGGGGTTTGCAAAAGGAAAAGCTGAATGAAAATAAAAACACTACATGTGAGTTCCTTTCAAACATTTTATCATTTCCAAGCACATTTTTTGGAGCATTGATGGATATTGGAACTGTCTTTAAAATTACTTCTGTTTTGATAAAACCTCAGTTGAGCATCTTAGCAAAATTCATGATTCAGTAATGACTTGTTAAGTCCTCATTGGGTTACAGCTTTCACAAACCTTTCCAAACCAGGTTCGCTATTTACTAAAGAAaccttttatatactgtatgaggCCTTCAGGAAGGACTAGGTGCCTGCTACAATTCTAGTAGTTTAAATACTGTGTAACAATTTATCACTTGATAGAATATAACATTAAAGATTAGGCTGTTTCTCCAGCCAGTGAAAGCAAGTGTCTTTCATAAATATCAGTAAAGATACCAACAGATGTACTGTAAGTTCATTAGACGTTCTTCAATGAAAGATGCAGACTGCAACTCCATTTCTGCATGGGAATCATAGGAAAACTTCACAAAAGTGTCCCATATATGATTATACCCAGGCCTTCACATGGTTATTCCACTCCTTGAGACAGCTACATAAACCCCCTTCGTCATACCACCTCCATCGCACCCCCTTGTAGAGGGCCCTGGTATATGGCTGGAAGAGCATGAAGAGACGTAGGCGTCGTGCCAGACCACAGTACACAGCCATTGCTAGGACGATGAGAGGAGACATCATAACAAAGCCCAGGATTATCAGAGCAGAGGAGCTATTGTCATCCAGAAGGGTCCTGCAGTATGAGGCATCTGAGTGAAGAACCTATAGAATAAAAAGAAATCATTTTAGAAGGTCATTTTTTATCCAATTATAAATATATTATAAATCGCAAGTGCTGTTTGTTGAGTAAGCATTTTCCATGGTGTTTTTGCTAGTCAAAaacatgtcagatttctactgcctattgtaagtgacagcaacataggagaaaagtaatttatagtgcattttactctaggtgaaatgtacatcttataataTGTATTTTAACCACTACCCACCCATGCTATACTTTAAAACATCCTATTGGTCCCTCTTAACGGACCAAATGACGTTTTAAATCCTCCTCCCACGCTGCCACTACCGTTCACGAGCTCTCGCAGAGCCGcgattggtgaaagggaagaagtcttccctgaaccaatcaaaaTGCCTGTAAAGCAAAGATCATGGCTTCAATGAGTAGCCTGTCTCTGTGCTCGTTCTAAGCCTAGAGACAGTGAGagtgaggacatctagtggtaaataaacacacacacacacacacacacacacaagtaaaaatacacattttacacatgtaaattaaatacaaataaattaataCCTCTTTCCCCCCTTCCCTGCTCCCAATCCCCATCCGTTACCAAAATAAGCCTCTCGGAAAAgatcagctttaaaaaaaaaatagttacaatAGGGATGCTTTTTTTTACAATGTATGGCATGAGGGTATATcactgttatatttgcatatatgagcttgtaattagtgacaggcgcaaaactgaaaaaaatggacctttatttccaaataaactattgttgccatacattgtaccagggacataatgtaaacgttgtaataaccaaacaaccgggacaaataggcaagtaaaatatgtgtgttttattcacagtagcatgttttattttaaaactataatggccaaaaactgagaaataatgtttttttttttcttataattcctgttaaaatgcatttagaataaaatattccaATGGATAACACTGTCTGCAACACATTCAGTGGAGCAATGCACACAGGAAATCCCGCTACACCAGTGTTGTATGGTGAAAAAgctgaaaaatctttattccatATCCAAATCA is a window of Hyperolius riggenbachi isolate aHypRig1 chromosome 6, aHypRig1.pri, whole genome shotgun sequence DNA encoding:
- the LOC137522694 gene encoding transmembrane protein 88-like; the protein is MSDQEIEDFDVDSMSDTSRMIPGLPPYNMEDQLLPMESRGKWGCWIWTVFVSGANFLAFIVNSIILAVIFTIVLTPTIVVVYFGFKCHSRVLHSDASYCRTLLDDNSSSALIILGFVMMSPLIVLAMAVYCGLARRLRLFMLFQPYTRALYKGVRWRWYDEGGLCSCLKEWNNHVKAWV